A DNA window from Choloepus didactylus isolate mChoDid1 chromosome 9, mChoDid1.pri, whole genome shotgun sequence contains the following coding sequences:
- the CAVIN2 gene encoding caveolae-associated protein 2 — translation MGEDAAQAEKFQHPGSDRWQEKTLSSSPVPSSTPSPSLNLGSTDEAIRDNSQVNAVTVLTLLDKLVNMLDAVQENQHKMEQRQISLEDSVKGIQNDLTKLSKYQASTGNTVSKLLEKSRKVSAHTRAVKERMERQCAQVKRLENNHAQLLRRNHFKVLIFQEENEIPASVFVKEPVSGPAEGKEELADGNKSLEETLHTVDLSSDDELPHDEKALEDSADEKMEESRAEKIKRSSLKKVDSLKKAFSRQNIEKKMNKLGTKIVSIERREKIKKSLTSNHQKISSGKSSPFKVSPLTFGRKKVREGESPTENETKSEDMTVSDSVQNDHEESSFAEGLSEASLTSALVEGKNAERDVERDVERNVERAALRGSNSGMDNNVDLTIVEDEEEESVVLEQAQKMRYEHGYTLTPEEKEQSDEEAVQPAVLQVDQTA, via the exons ATGGGAGAGGACGCTGCGCAAGCCGAAAAGTTCCAGCACCCAGGTTCTGACAGGTGGCAGGAGAAGACATTGAGCTCCAGCCCGGTGCCCTCCTCCACGCCCAGCCCTAGCCTGAACCTGGGTAGCACAGATGAGGCCATCCGGGACAACTCGCAGGTGAACGCTGTCACCGTGCTCACGCTCCTGGACAAGCTGGTGAACATGCTGGACGCTGTGCAGGAGAATCAGCACAAGATGGAGCAGAGGCAGATCAGCCTGGAGGACTCCGTGAAGGGCATCCAGAACGACCTCACCAAGCTCTCAAAGTATCAGGCCTCCACCGGCAACACGGTCAGCAAGTTGCTGGAGAAGTCCCGCAAGGTCAGCGCCCACACCCGGGCTGTCAAGGAGCGCATGGAGCGGCAGTGCGCGCAGGTGAAGAGGCTGGAGAACAACCACGCCCAGCTCCTCAGGCGCAACCATTTCAAAGTGCTCATCTTCCAG GAAGAAAATGAGATCCCTGCCAGTGTGTTTGTGAAAGAGCCCGTTTCTGGCCCAGCAGAAGGGAAAGAGGAGCTTGCTGATGGGAACAAGTCCCTAGAGGAAACCTTGCACACGGTGGACCTCTCATCGGATGATGAATTGCCCCACGATGAGAAGGCCCTGGAAGACAGTGCAGACGAAAAGATGGAAGAAAGCAgggcagagaaaataaaaagatccaGCCTCAAGAAGGTGGATAGCCTCAAGAAAGCATTTTCACGCCAGAACATTGAGAAAAAGATGAACAAGCTGGGAACAAAGATTGTATCtatagagaggagagagaagattaAGAAATCTCTCACTTCAAATCACCAGAAAATATCCTCAGGGAAAAGCTCCCCCTTCAAAGTTTCTCCCCTCACTTTTGGTCgcaagaaggtccgagagggagaAAGCCCCACAGAAAATGAGACCAAGTCAGAAGACATGACGGTCAGTGACTCAGTGCAGAATGACCACGAGGAGAGCTCGTTCGCAGAGGGTCTTTCTGAAGCATCGCTCACCAGTGCCCTGGTGGAAGGGAAGAATGCGGAAAGGGATGTGGAGAGGGATGTGGAGAGGAATGTGGAGAGGGCCGCCTTGAGAGGGAGTAACTCGGGGATGGACAACAATGTCGACTTGACCATCGtggaagatgaagaagaagagTCAGTGGTCCTGGAGCAAGCACAAAAAATGCGCTATGAACATGGCTACACGCTAACCCCTGAGGAGAAAGAGCAGTCAGATGAGGAAGCCGTGCAGCCGGCTGTTCTCCAGGTAGACCAGACggcctaa